One Fimbriimonadaceae bacterium DNA window includes the following coding sequences:
- the aroB gene encoding 3-dehydroquinate synthase, producing MTIRHSRGTYDVRFASFDEVLDQLPARSLVVSDSNVLTSWRPRGLPVLEVPPGEPEKNLANFGALLEAFASQGATRSTTIVALGGGVVGDLAGFAAAAYMRGVPVIQVPTTLLAMVDASGGGKVGVDLKAGKNLAGAFHPPQAVWIALETLRTLSERQFVNGTAEVWKTGCILDAALFGSLEAQALHLEDERLEQVVGRCVELKAQVVAEDEFETSGARAILNFGHTVGHALEVVSGYGELLHGEAVAIGMVAEAVLGERLGHTESGVASRLRRALELQGLPVATPWLREEDALLDAMRRDKKSTEGELAFSLVPRLGECKLVRGVDPREVRAALRSL from the coding sequence GTGACCATTCGCCACTCTCGAGGTACGTACGACGTCCGGTTCGCCTCGTTCGACGAGGTCCTGGACCAACTTCCCGCACGGAGTCTCGTGGTCTCGGACTCCAACGTCCTGACCTCGTGGCGACCCCGCGGCCTGCCCGTGCTCGAGGTCCCCCCGGGGGAGCCTGAGAAGAACCTCGCGAACTTCGGCGCCCTCCTGGAGGCGTTCGCCTCGCAGGGCGCGACCCGGTCGACGACGATCGTCGCCTTGGGCGGGGGCGTCGTGGGCGACTTGGCCGGGTTCGCAGCCGCCGCGTACATGCGCGGCGTGCCGGTGATCCAGGTGCCGACCACGCTCCTTGCCATGGTGGATGCGTCGGGCGGTGGCAAGGTCGGCGTCGATCTGAAAGCCGGAAAAAACCTCGCGGGAGCCTTTCACCCGCCCCAAGCGGTTTGGATCGCACTGGAGACCCTTCGGACGCTCTCCGAGCGGCAGTTCGTCAACGGCACGGCCGAGGTGTGGAAGACGGGGTGCATCCTCGATGCCGCGTTGTTTGGGTCCTTGGAAGCGCAAGCCCTGCATCTCGAGGACGAGCGCCTCGAGCAGGTCGTGGGCCGGTGCGTCGAACTCAAGGCCCAAGTCGTGGCCGAGGACGAGTTCGAAACGTCCGGCGCGCGCGCCATCCTGAACTTCGGCCATACGGTCGGGCACGCCTTGGAGGTGGTGAGCGGGTACGGCGAACTGCTGCACGGGGAAGCCGTCGCCATCGGGATGGTCGCCGAGGCGGTGCTCGGCGAGCGACTCGGGCACACCGAATCCGGCGTCGCATCGCGACTCCGTCGGGCCCTCGAACTGCAAGGTCTGCCGGTCGCCACCCCCTGGCTGCGCGAAGAGGATGCGCTGCTGGACGCCATGCGCCGGGACAAGAAATCCACGGAAGGGGAATTGGCCTTCAGCCTCGTGCCCCGTCTGGGCGAGTGTAAACTGGTTCGGGGCGTCGATCCGCGCGAGGTGCGAGCGGCGCTTCGGTCGCTATGA
- a CDS encoding PASTA domain-containing protein has protein sequence MIGARLKGRYEVTKLLSEGPLFTLYGARDQIDSKDVSVGVVAPICATEPSFVEKLKQVVGKTAMLGHPGLHAVRSLEVDQDQVFLVGEPVAGAPLNERLRKLGSFSVPVAASMGMAVSEALGALHRSGVVHGDLGSHTTYLLPDGSVKVHRAGLWEAYSHCAHGGALAFAAMAPYLAPEVAAGGMPTPRSDLYAVGVMLFELVTGRLPYIANSPQEMAEKHAQAPVPSVKLFNPSVPHVLDEIIRKAMSKEPAHRYASASELAEDLRLLQDALRFGRPLTWPLRPGAAQDPAPQPVAPKLSAVKPEPTQVYDYDSGDVPTWIKVSIAFFSALLVFMIGGWIVFNFNKPREIVLPNLVGQSVSEANGMLDKMGLRLRIGSKQASEKVAADRILDMNPSPKERVREGAFVTVVVSLGSKFVEAPDLRGMTVDQAKAMLSTVNLELSDSVQEVPDSSVEPGMIVSQLPGPHSKVERFTSIRVKVSSGKGGESDTGDRERNMYSLRIRMTDVPVPVTVRVDMTDADGTRTVHEDYHEPNDTFLVDAEGVGSEVLFRIFYDGELVKQVKGSPREPAQ, from the coding sequence GTGATCGGCGCGAGGCTGAAGGGCCGGTACGAGGTCACCAAGCTCCTTTCGGAAGGGCCTTTGTTCACCCTTTACGGGGCGCGCGACCAGATCGACTCGAAGGACGTGTCGGTGGGGGTGGTCGCGCCGATTTGCGCCACCGAACCCTCCTTTGTGGAGAAGCTGAAGCAGGTCGTCGGGAAGACCGCCATGCTCGGCCATCCCGGACTGCACGCCGTCCGATCGCTGGAAGTCGACCAAGACCAGGTCTTCCTGGTAGGCGAGCCGGTGGCCGGCGCGCCGCTCAACGAGCGCCTACGAAAGCTCGGGTCGTTCTCCGTCCCCGTCGCCGCATCGATGGGGATGGCCGTGAGCGAGGCGCTCGGCGCGCTCCACCGAAGCGGCGTGGTCCACGGCGATCTGGGATCGCACACGACCTACCTCCTGCCCGACGGCTCCGTGAAGGTGCATCGCGCGGGGCTCTGGGAGGCGTATTCGCACTGCGCCCACGGCGGGGCGCTGGCGTTCGCCGCCATGGCGCCCTACCTGGCTCCCGAAGTGGCGGCGGGCGGGATGCCCACGCCGCGTTCCGACCTCTACGCGGTCGGCGTGATGCTTTTCGAACTGGTCACCGGACGACTGCCCTACATCGCCAACTCGCCCCAGGAGATGGCGGAGAAGCACGCCCAGGCTCCGGTTCCGAGCGTCAAGCTGTTCAACCCGTCGGTCCCCCATGTGCTCGACGAGATCATCCGCAAAGCCATGAGCAAGGAGCCGGCCCACCGCTACGCCTCCGCAAGCGAGTTGGCCGAGGATCTGCGGCTCCTGCAGGATGCGCTGCGGTTCGGCCGGCCCTTGACGTGGCCGCTGAGGCCCGGGGCGGCGCAAGACCCCGCGCCCCAACCCGTCGCGCCCAAGCTGTCCGCCGTCAAGCCCGAACCGACGCAGGTGTACGACTACGACAGCGGCGACGTGCCGACGTGGATCAAGGTCTCGATCGCCTTCTTTTCCGCGCTCCTCGTGTTCATGATCGGCGGGTGGATCGTGTTCAACTTCAACAAGCCCCGTGAGATCGTTCTGCCCAACCTCGTCGGCCAGAGCGTGAGCGAGGCCAACGGCATGCTCGACAAGATGGGCCTCCGGCTGAGAATCGGGTCGAAGCAAGCCAGCGAAAAAGTGGCGGCGGACCGCATCCTCGATATGAACCCTTCGCCGAAAGAGCGCGTGCGGGAAGGCGCGTTCGTCACCGTGGTCGTGAGCCTGGGCAGCAAGTTCGTCGAGGCGCCCGATCTGCGCGGGATGACCGTGGACCAGGCCAAGGCCATGCTGAGTACGGTCAATCTCGAACTGAGCGACAGCGTGCAGGAGGTGCCCGACAGCTCGGTGGAGCCGGGGATGATCGTGTCGCAACTGCCGGGACCGCACTCGAAGGTGGAGCGCTTCACCTCCATTCGGGTGAAGGTGAGCTCCGGCAAGGGAGGCGAGTCCGATACGGGCGATCGGGAACGAAACATGTACTCGCTTCGGATTCGGATGACCGATGTGCCGGTGCCCGTCACCGTCCGCGTCGATATGACCGACGCCGATGGAACGAGGACCGTGCACGAGGATTACC